The nucleotide sequence TAGATTCCAATTTGGACATTGCCGGTTGAAGAATAATCTCTATGGCAGATAGCATTTATTATTGCTTCTCTAAGAGCTTCGGGAGGGTATTCCCATACCTCCTGTCGTTCAAACATAATGATTTTGGCTGCCTTTTTGATATGGGACAAGACAAACTTCTCTGTGGAATCGATCTGATCTATTATATTTCCATCTATGATCTTCATATCAATAAACTCTTGGGCTGTTATCCCTTTAAATCTTGCACACCTTATTCTTGCTTGCAAAAAGAATCTTTGAGGATCACTTCCAAAAAGGAGAATTGCTGTATTAGTCAACTTTCCATCATGTACAAGTTTTAATCTGCTCAAGGCTTCTTTTAAGGGTATATCCGCACCTGTATCTAAATTTCTTTCAGCCTTTGCTTTTTTCAAGAACCATCTTACCTTTTTCTCATCAATATCTTTCCAGTCTGCTCCGTCACACATCTGAGTATCAAACCGGAGCTTTTCTTTATTTTTTTCAAGGAGCATCCTTTCATACTCAGACCTCTTCATCTGCTTTGTGATATCACCGATTCTGATAAAGGGTTTGCCTGAGACAGTGTATGGCTTATCCCTCCCTTCAGTTACCTCTATCACAACAATATTTTTCCCAAAGACTTTAATAACTTCTACATTTGGATATATTGGTGGGTCAGTTTTGTCTGTGATTTTATTTATCAATCTTCCAATGGTGTCCTTTCCTATGGTAATCCCAACAAATCGGTCTTTTGTTCTTTCTTTTTCTTCCTTAACACCAATCAAGACTATACCACCTTCAGCATTGGCAAAGGAGCAGACTACCTCTATGATCCTATCTATATCAGAAAGGGATGGTTTGTATTCAATAGAAAGGGATGGTTTGTATTCAATCTTATGTGTTTCTCTTTTTTCTAATAACTTGATTACCTCTTTTTCAGTCATAAGTCATTATTAAAACCATTAAGAGAGAGGAAAGCCCTTTTAGAGAAAGCAAAAAGAGAGAAAGAAGAGGAAATCCAAAGACTTATTAAGGCAATCAAGACAGGAAGTCTTGAGATTGAATCCATCGAGAGAGAATTAAGGCAATTAGAGAAGGAAAAGAAAGCCCTTGAAAGAGAGGTTGAGGGATTGAACATCTACGTCAGGAGAGAGGGGAGCA is from Nitrospirota bacterium and encodes:
- a CDS encoding helix-turn-helix domain-containing protein → MTEKEVIKLLEKRETHKIEYKPSLSIEYKPSLSDIDRIIEVVCSFANAEGGIVLIGVKEEKERTKDRFVGITIGKDTIGRLINKITDKTDPPIYPNVEVIKVFGKNIVVIEVTEGRDKPYTVSGKPFIRIGDITKQMKRSEYERMLLEKNKEKLRFDTQMCDGADWKDIDEKKVRWFLKKAKAERNLDTGADIPLKEALSRLKLVHDGKLTNTAILLFGSDPQRFFLQARIRCARFKGITAQEFIDMKIIDGNIIDQIDSTEKFVLSHIKKAAKIIMFERQEVWEYPPEALREAIINAICHRDYSSTGNVQIGIYDDRIEVWNPGTLPEPLTPAMLKEEHISIPRNPLIANAFFLIRHIEQWGKGTNKIVEWCKNRGLKEPNFKESGGSFMVKFTAPEDILDLIPDKRKLNLKELGLNERQIEALRVMVNEKKTMTNAVYREMFKTSDRSALRDLKDLVQKGLVKRKGKRRASEYEAI